From the Gadus chalcogrammus isolate NIFS_2021 chromosome 15, NIFS_Gcha_1.0, whole genome shotgun sequence genome, one window contains:
- the LOC130404953 gene encoding zinc finger protein ZIC 5-like, whose product MRSSPLDKNTREGGPRTPNGFPRAARIRLISAGDERPAPGDAAAGKPAVASMKRTAGVTRHNGLVSPLGNNNSGASCNIAPPPQQQRSGAAAASDAAASAVAAAVGAADGLLDYSKGGAVIKTELVCKWTERERTSSRQKQLDRRTPCDQSFGSMHELVDHVTAEHVAAGLESPLSSHVCMWDECLRGGKAFKAKYKLINHIRVHTGEKPFTCAFPSCGKMFARSENLKIHTRTHTGEKPFQCEFCERRFANSSDRKKHSQVHTASKPYDCKALGCTKSYTHPSSLRKHMKVHVKSSPTSDPSDPYDPVLRPRCLQPHQNPFEPLDLKMNHHHHHHLHPLSPSLLDTKPYFPSRPDGFQRQELDQMLRLRSASPTAVPLDLSLSGLMKSRLAQQKQGARGQRRCLPQVSNIKEWYVCTRTAVHQEFPLLNPEDIKSEPSDEEYNT is encoded by the exons TCATTTCAGCGGGGGACGAGAGGCCCGCGCCCGGCGACGCGGCAGCGGGGAAGCCCGCCGTGGCTAGCATGAAGCGGACGGCCGGTGTGACCAGGCACAATGGCCTCGTCTCTCCGCTGGGGAACAACAACTCCGGGGCCTCCTGCAACATCGCCCccccgccgcagcagcagcgctccggcgccgccgccgcctcggaCGCCGCCGCGTCCGCGGTGGCAGCGGCCGTGGGGGCGGCGGACGGCCTGCTGGACTACTCGAAGGGGGGGGCCGTCATCAAGACCGAGCTGGTGTGCAAGTGGACCGAGAGGGAGCGAACTTCGTCCAGACAAAAGCAGCTCGACAGGCGGACCCCCTGCGACCAAAGTTTCGGCTCCATGCACGAGCTGGTGGACCACGTCACCGCGGAGCACGTCGCGGCCGGGCTCGAGTCCCCTCTCTCGAgccatgtgtgcatgtgggacGAGTGTCTGCGGGGGGGCAAGGCGTTCAAAGCCAAGTACAAACTCATCAACCACATCCGCGTGCACACGGGCGAGAAGCCCTTCACCTGCGCCTTCCCCAGCTGCGGGAAGATGTTCGCGCGCTCGGAGAACCTCAAgatacacacgcgcacccacacgg GAGAGAAGCCCTTCCAGTGTGAGTTCTGCGAGCGACGGTTCGCCAACAGCAGCGACCGCAAGAAGCACTCCCAGGTGCACACGGCCTCCAAGCCTTATGACTGCAAGGCGCTGGGCTGCACCAAGTCCTACACGCACCCTAGCTCCCTGCGCAAGCACATGAAGGTCCACGTCAAGTCCTCGCCTACCTCCGACCCCAGCGACCCCTACGACCCCGTCCTGCGCCCGCGCTGCCTGCAGCCCCACCAAAACCCCTTCGAGCCGCTGGACCTGAAGatgaaccaccaccaccaccaccacctgcaccccctgtccccctccctgctcGACACTAAGCCCTACTTCCCCTCCCGGCCCGACGGCTTCCAGCGCCAGGAGCTGGACCAGATGCTGCGGCTGCGGAGCGCGTCGCCCACGGCCGTGCCCCTGGACCTGTCGCTGTCGGGCCTGATGAAGAGCCGCCTGGCCCAGCAGAAGCAGGGCGCCCGCGGCCAGCGGCGCTGCCTACCTCAGGTGTCGAACATTAAGGAGTGGTACGTGTGCACGCGCACCGCCGTGCACCAGGAGTTCCCCCTTCTCAACCCTGAGGACATCAAATCAGAGCCCAGCGACGAGGAGTACAACACGTAG
- the tm9sf2 gene encoding transmembrane 9 superfamily member 2, whose protein sequence is MSARSALRGPLLVLWFLSQGVLGFYLPGLAPVSFCEPAKVGEGNAVPDCKSTIELFVNRLDSVESVLPYEYTAFDFCAVEAEKRPSENLGQVLFGERIEPSPYKFTFKKTEKCQLVCNKKYNTNLPTDKTYMDFLKKGMLLNYQHHWIVDNMPVTWCYDVEDGQKFCNPGFPIGCYVTEGGQPKDACVVNSDFSEKDTFYIFNHVDITIHYHVVETGELGARLVAAKMEPRSYKHTNADAPDCQGGPMFIKNKDSGDMKIPYTYSIAFVEDKKIRWASRWDYILESMPHTNIQWFSIMNSLVIVLFLSGMVAMIMLRTLHKDIARYNQMDSVEDAQEEFGWKLVHGDVFRPPRKGMLLSVFLGSGTQIFIMTFVTLFFACLGFLSPANRGALMTCAVVLWVLLGTPAGYVAARFYKSFGGEKWKTNVLLTAFLCPGVVFADFFLMNLILWWEGSSAAMPFGTLVAILALWFCISVPLTFIGAYFGFKRTGIEHPVRTNQIPRQIPEQSFYTKPLPGIVMGGILPFGCIFIQLFFILNSIWSHQMYYMFGFLFLVFIILVITCSEATILLCYFHLCAEDYHWQWRSFLTSGFTAVYFLVYAIHYFLSKLQITGLASTILYFGYTMIMTLIFFLFTGTIGFFACFWFVTKIYSVVKVD, encoded by the exons TCTACGATCGAGCTGTTTGTGAACCGGCTGGATTCGGTGGAGTCGGTCCTACCTTATGAGTACACCGC CTTCGACTTCTGTGCGGTGGAGGCGGAGAAGCGTCCGTCTGAGAACCTGGGCCAGGTGCTGTTCGGGGAGCGGATCGAACCCTCGCCTTACAAG TTTACCTTCAAGAAGACTGAGAAGTGCCAGCTGGTGTGCAACAAGAAATACAACACCAACCTGCCCACGGACAAGACCTACATGGACTTCCTGAAGAAGGGCATGCTGCTCAATTATCAGCACCACTG gattgtGGACAACATGCCCGTCACCTGGTGTTACGATGTGGAGGACGGGCAGAAGTTCTGTAATCCCGGCTTCCCCATTGGCTGCTACGTCACTGAGGGGGGCCAGCCCAAGGACGCCTGCGTGGTCAAC TCGGACTTCAGTGAGAAGGACACCTTCTACATCTTCAACCACGTGGACATCACCATCCACTACCACGTGGTGGAGACCGGGGAGCTGGGGGCCCGGCTGGTGGCCGCCAAGATGGAGCCCCGCAG CTATAAGCACACCAACGCGGACGCCCCCGACTGCCAGGGCGGCCCTATGTTCATCAAAAACAAGGACTCTGGGGACATGAAGATACCGTACACCTACAGCATTGCGTTTGTG gagGACAAGAAGATCCGCTGGGCCTCCAGGTGGGACTACATCCTGGAGTCCATGCCCCACACCAACATCCAGTGGTTCAG CATCATGAACTCCCTGGTGATCGTGCTGTTCCTCTCGGGCATGGTGGCCATGATCATGCTGAGGACGCTCCACAAGGACATCGCTCGCTATAACCAGATGGACTCGGTG gaggatgCTCAGGAGGAGTTTGGCTGGAAGCTGGTCCACGGAGACGTCTTCCGGCCCCCTAGGAAGGGCATGCTGCTCTCTGTGTTCCTGGGCTCGGGGACCCAGATCTTCATCATGACCTTCGTCACCCTCT tCTTCGCCTGCCTGGGCTTCCTGTCCCCTGCTAACCGCGGGGCCCTGATGACGTGCGCCGTGGTGCTCTGGGTGCTGCTGGGGACCCCCGCCGGCTACGTGGCCGCGCGCTTCTACAAGT CGTTCGGAGGAGAGAAGTGGAAGACCAACGTGCTGCTCACCGCCTTCCTGTGTCCTGG ggtggtGTTTGCGGACTTCTTCCTGATGAACCTGATCCTGTGGTGGGAGGGGTCTTCGGCGGCCATGCCCTTCGGGACGCtggtggccatcttggctctGTGGTTCTGCATCTCCGTCCCGCTCACCTTCATCGGGGCGTACTTCGGCTTCAAGAGAACG GGGATCGAGCACCCGGTGCGGACCAATCAGATCCCGCGTCAGATCCCGGAGCAGTCGTTCTACACCAAGCCCCTTCCCGGCATCGTCATGGGGGGCATCCTGCCCTTCGGCTGCATCTTCATCCAGCTCTTCTTCATCCTCAACTCCATCTG GTCTCACCAGATGTACTACATGTtcggcttcctcttcctcgtcttcatcatcCTGGTCATCACCTGCTCTGAGGCCACCATCCTCCTCTGCTACTTCCACCTGTGTGCCGAg GACTACCACTGGCAGTGGCGCTCCTTCCTGACCAGCGGCTTCACCGCCGTCTACTTCCTGGTCTACGCCATCCACTACTTCCTGTCCAAGCTACAGATCACGGGATTGGCCAGCACCATCCTCTACTTCGGATACACCATGATCATGACTctcatcttcttcctcttcactg GTACCATCGGGTTCTTCGCCTGCTTCTGGTTCGTCACCAAGATCTACAGCGTGGTGAAGGTGGACTGA